CCATTTAACGAACAATACGGTTCAAGCCAACAAGCCTCGCCTAATCAGCAGGCTTTTGGCGACAAAGAGAAAGATTCCTTTCACCAGTCATTTGAGGACAACCTCAATCTGAACAGCATCTTTGCGGGCCAAAAGAAAGTAATCTATTCCAAAAACTTCAGGGGAGGCAATTTGACCAATGTATTTGGAAGCGTAGAGCTGGATTTAACCAAAGCGGATATTCAGCAGCCAATTGTGATTGATACGTTCCAATTGTTTGGCAGCGCACGTATAATTATCCCCCCGCATTGGACAGTATTTAGCAACGTCGCCTCGGTCTTAGGCTCTGTCGATGACCGTCGGTTCCAAACGATTTATAACCCCGATACAGATAAAAAAATCTATATAACAGGCACCTGTATTTTAGGTAATTTAACCATAAAAAATGCTTAATAGATGAAAAGCAAGCTGTTCCTCAGTGTTAAAAGTCGACTAATTGGCATTATCTGCATATCCGTATTTATCGGATATCTTGCATTACAATACCTATTGATGCTTCGTTCTGGTTTTGACCAACAACTCGCATTCAAAGATTCATTTATAAACAGCATGGTGATGATGTTTTGCTGCTATGGCATGTCATCAGCACTCAATTTTTATACCCCACAACCCCGGGAGATTTGGAAAGTACTCATCATCGGTTTAATCATGGGCGCAATAAGCATCGCATTAAGCCGATTCTTGATGAGTTACTTTATTCAATCGACCTTCACCCCACTTTTGGATTTAACATTACCCTATCGCGGTATTGTTAATTTCCTTATTTTAACTTCGGTTGCTATTATCAACATTGTCTGGAACATCCAGGAAGACAATATCAACAACATCAAACGGAAGCAGGAATCTGAAAATTTACTTCGGGAAGCCGAACTGTATAATCTAAGGCAACAGTTACAGCCTCATTTCCTCTTCAATAGCCTCAACTCCATCATAGCACTTATTGGCGCCAATCCGGACGAAGCCCGAAACATGACATTCCAGCTGTCGGACTTTTTAAGAGGAACATTAAGAAAAGAAAACAATCAAATTATCACACTTGAAGAAGAACTCGATCACCTTCAACTTTATCTCGATATTGAAAAAGTACGCTTCGGTCATCGACTCCATACATCCATCTCTTCCTCAGAAGAAATTTTCAACAATAGATTGCCAGCCATGATTATTCAGCCACTGGTGGAAAATGCGATTAAACACGGATTATACAATGTAACCGATCAAGTAGAAATTAAAATAAAATGCTATTCGATTGATGGTCAACTACTGATCCAGATTACCAACCCCTTCGACACCGAAGAACAGTCAAAGCCGAAAAAAGGCACTGGATTTGGACTATCCAGCATTCAACGCAGATTATATCTCCTTTATGGAAGAAATGATCTACTGGAAACTCAAATTCAGGACAACATATTTACCAGCACCCTAAAAATACCTCAATATGATTAAAGTCGTTATTATCGATGATGAACCCCTTGCACGCTCCATTATTGCGGGTTACCTAAAAAATGAAGCCGATATATCCATCATGGCGGAATGTGGTGATGGCTTTGAAGCTGTTAAAGCTATCCATGCGCACGAACCGGATTTAATCTTTCTGGATGTACAAATGCCCAAATTGACCGGATTTGAAATGCTTGAACTTGTTGACAACCCTCCGGCGGTCATCTTTACGACCGCTTTTGACGAATATGCCTTGAAAGCTTTCGAAAAGAACGCCTTGGATTACCTATTAAAACCGGTATCACCAACACGTTTCAAAAAAGCCTTAGAAAAATTCAGAGCAAGCTACTCCGCACCCGAGAAAAAAGTTCAACCCAACTACGAAGTGCTTACAGCGCAGGACGAAACAAAAATCGACCGTATTGTTGTCAAAACAGGCACCCAGATCAAGATTATTCCGATTGATACCGTCAAATACCTGGAGTCTTATGATGACTATGTTAAGATTCATACCAAAGATGGCATGTACCTAAAAAATAAAACAATGGCATTTTTTGAAAAATCTTTGGATCCGAATCAATTTGTCCGTATACACCGATCTTTTATCATTAAAGTGGATCAGTTGGCCAAATTGGAACCTTATGAAAAGGATTCGTATATTGCTGCACTGACATCAGGAGAAAAGCTCAATATCAGTAAATCAGGCTATGCCCGATTAAAACAATTGATTGGAATTTAAACATTCCGTAGATTTGTGCCCATCAATCGTTATGAAACATTTTATTACAATAGTATTGCTGGGCATCACATCTTACTCCTTTGCCCAAACGAATCCTGAGGAACAGATCAACAGAGGAGTTTACAATAAGCTGGAATTTTTTATCAATTCCCAGATGACAGACTCCGCCTATAATATGGCCAGTGACGCCTTCAAACAACAATTTAGCCTAGCCAAATTCACGCAAGTACTACAGGAACTCTATCCCTTAGGAAGAGTAAAAAGCTCAACCATAAAAAAGTTTGAAAAAGGGCTTGCAACCTATCAGATGGACTTCGACAGCCAATCGTATGAAATTCTTTTTGCAACGGACACAACCTTAAAATTCAATACATTAAAATTCACTCCTCTGGCAATCAAGCCTCAAGTGGAAAAAACTATTGTGGTACCTGCAACACAGAAATCAGTCGATAATGACGACCTTTTTGTCGATTCCGTTGCAAATGCTTATTTGAAACAACAAAATACGCAATCACTTGCAATTGGCATTCTAAAGAATGGACAAACAAAAACCTATTTCTATGGTGAGACTGCCAAAGGCAACCAAACAGCGCCTACAAAAACGTCTACCTATGAAATTGGCTCGTTAAGTAAAGTTTTTACCGCTATACTTTTGTCAAATCTTGTCGAGGAAGGAACGATAACCTTAGATCAGCCTATTGCGCTATTTCTTCCTGATACACTCAAGAAAAATGAAGAACTTTCAAAAATAACGTTTCAGATGTTGGCCAATCATACCTCTGGCTTACCAAGACTTCCTGACAATCTCGACAAAGTCAAAGGATTTAACGAAAACGATCCTTACAAAACATACGATAAAAAAGCACTTTATAGCTACCTCGCAAGCTTTAAAAATACGAAAAAACCAGGTGAAGAGTACGAGTACAGCAACCTTGGTTACGCCGTATTAGGAGATATTATATGCAGTATCTATAAAAAAAGTTATGATCAGCTCGTAAAAGACATCATCTGTAAGCCGCTTGAAATGAATAATACCTTTCAGGTATTGGATCCTAAGAGGAAAGATACCTTTAAAGTATATAACAAAGATGGTCAAGAAGTAATTCCCTGGTCGTTTGACGCTTTTGGTCCCGCTGGCGGATTAAAATCGACTCTTGAGGATCTACTTAAATTTGCGAATGCGCAATTCAAGATGCCGCAGACCCCATTGGAAAACGCCATGGCAAACACCAGATTGTTTACTTTTTTTCTACCTCCAGACACCGACCTGGGACTCGCATGGCATATGAACCTGATTGACGACCTAACGGTCTATTGGCACAATGGCGGAACTGCCGGAAGCAGCTCCTACCTAGCCTTATCGCCTGATAAAAAAAGTGGCGTTATCATCTTGTCCAATTCTGCCATCTCTGCCGATGACAAGGGTAAAGCTATTTTAGATTACATACTCCGTAAAAAATAAAGTTCAAAAAATAGAGAATAATGCGCCATATTGAAACAACAATATGGCTTTTTTTGTTGTTATAGCGATGAGTGATCATTAATTTTGACTAGAAGAAAACACAAATTGGTTTACCAAAATCAATCACAAGAAAGCTAAAGAACAGCTATTTACATGAAGATATTTATCACTAAAAAAATACCACAAAAAGGTATAGATTTATTAAAATCTGCCGGTCACGATCTAACGATACACGATTCAGCCGATCCCCTATCCGAAAGGCAGCTTATCGAAGCGAGCCAACAGGCTGATTACGTGCTCAATGGCGGAATGCAGAAGTTTGATGCAAATTTTTTCCAAAACTGCCCAAACCTTAAAGCCTTATCCCTCATGAGCGTAGGCTATGACAATGTAGATATCTCAGCTGCCACACTGCATGGAATACCTGTAAGCAATACGCCTGGCATACTTTCGGGAGCAACAGCTGATGTCGCCTTTCTTTTAATGCTGTCGGTATCACGGAAGGCATTTTTCAACCACAAGAGAATTTTGCAGGGCGAATGGAAAGGTTTTGATCCAACAGCAAACCTAGGCATCGAGCTCAACAACAAAACACTGGGTATTTATGGACTGGGGCGAATTGGCTTTGAATTCGCGAAAAAAGCCAAAGCAGCGTATAACATGGATATTATCTATTACAATCGGAGCCGTAATGACGAAGCAGAACAAATTCTTGGCGCACGATATGTGAATTTCGACGATCTACTTACGCGGAGCGACGTCCTTTCAATCCATGCGGCTTTGACAGCGGAGACTAAAAACCAGTTTGACAAAATGACATTTGCGCGCATGAAAAACTCCGCTATATTGATTAATACCGCTAGAGGCGGATTGGTCAATGAAATAGATCTAACAGAAGCCCTAGAGACTGGCCAACTATGGGGTGCCGGACTTGATGTGACAAATCCTGAACCGATGGATCCGAAAAATCCACTGTTAAATATGGAAAATGTCTGTGTACTACCACACATCGGGTCTGCTACAGAAGAAACGCGGGATAATATGGCATTGATGGCCGCCAGTAACTTACTGGCAGCAATTAAAGGCGAAAAAATGCCCCAGATTATCAATAAAGAGGTATATCAATGAAACGAAGATTTTTTCAGATTTTAAACAGCTTAAATAAAGCCATCTTACCAAAATATGGTAAGATGGATCCATTGAAATTAAAAAAGTACCAGCAGGCTATCATTGCCTACCGGTACTTTGTCCTTATACACGCCTTGGGAACAGATCAGGACTAAGCTTTTGCAGTCCCTAGGTCACTTGAATTCGAAACAATGCTAATCTGTGTCGGATTGGAAGATAAACTAATATCGTTCCTTTCCAGCTCCAACATAATCTTTTCCTGCATTGAGTTTCGAGCAGCGACATAATGCTCTCTTTTCGTCCACGCACGAACGGTTAAAACCATGGCACTGTCTCCCAATTCTTTGATAAAAACAGTTGGCTCAGGAGTCGTTAATACGTTTTCATTGGAACGAAGTACCCTTAAGATAATGTCTTTCGCTTCTTTCACATTTTTATCATAAGAGATACTGATGGTATATTCAAACATGCGTTGCACAATTTTCGTATAGTTTTTAATAACCGAATTGGCCAAAGGGCCATTTGGGCTAAAAACACGTACACCATCATCGCTTATTAAAGTAGAATACAAGATATCAATCCGTTCTACAGTACCTGCGGTACCATTTGCACTCGATATGGAATCGCCTACTTCAAATGGTCTAAACATCAAAATCAGCACGCCGCCAGCAAAATTACTCAAACTTCCCTGCAGCGCCATACCAACGGCCAACCCGAAGGCGGATAAAGCGGCAATAAAAGAAGTTGTCTGTATTCCAATCTGACTTGCGACGGTAAGGAGCAACATCACCCACATGACGATCTTTACAATACTGGAGATAAATGCCCGAATAGAGGGATCTACATTCTTCTTTTCGAAACGTTTATGTAATAAGCGATCTACAAAATTGATCACATATTTCCCAAGAATCAATAGGATAATTCCCCCTATAATCCCCGGAATAGACTCAATGACAATATCGGTCAAACGACCAAATCTACTCCCCAAACTATTTAAATTACTTTCCATGTTATAAAATATATTTTAAACCTCTAGGCACAAGGATTGTTCCAACATATCGCATACCGTATCAAAATA
The Sphingobacterium multivorum genome window above contains:
- a CDS encoding sensor histidine kinase; its protein translation is MKSKLFLSVKSRLIGIICISVFIGYLALQYLLMLRSGFDQQLAFKDSFINSMVMMFCCYGMSSALNFYTPQPREIWKVLIIGLIMGAISIALSRFLMSYFIQSTFTPLLDLTLPYRGIVNFLILTSVAIINIVWNIQEDNINNIKRKQESENLLREAELYNLRQQLQPHFLFNSLNSIIALIGANPDEARNMTFQLSDFLRGTLRKENNQIITLEEELDHLQLYLDIEKVRFGHRLHTSISSSEEIFNNRLPAMIIQPLVENAIKHGLYNVTDQVEIKIKCYSIDGQLLIQITNPFDTEEQSKPKKGTGFGLSSIQRRLYLLYGRNDLLETQIQDNIFTSTLKIPQYD
- a CDS encoding LytR/AlgR family response regulator transcription factor — encoded protein: MIKVVIIDDEPLARSIIAGYLKNEADISIMAECGDGFEAVKAIHAHEPDLIFLDVQMPKLTGFEMLELVDNPPAVIFTTAFDEYALKAFEKNALDYLLKPVSPTRFKKALEKFRASYSAPEKKVQPNYEVLTAQDETKIDRIVVKTGTQIKIIPIDTVKYLESYDDYVKIHTKDGMYLKNKTMAFFEKSLDPNQFVRIHRSFIIKVDQLAKLEPYEKDSYIAALTSGEKLNISKSGYARLKQLIGI
- a CDS encoding serine hydrolase domain-containing protein; its protein translation is MKHFITIVLLGITSYSFAQTNPEEQINRGVYNKLEFFINSQMTDSAYNMASDAFKQQFSLAKFTQVLQELYPLGRVKSSTIKKFEKGLATYQMDFDSQSYEILFATDTTLKFNTLKFTPLAIKPQVEKTIVVPATQKSVDNDDLFVDSVANAYLKQQNTQSLAIGILKNGQTKTYFYGETAKGNQTAPTKTSTYEIGSLSKVFTAILLSNLVEEGTITLDQPIALFLPDTLKKNEELSKITFQMLANHTSGLPRLPDNLDKVKGFNENDPYKTYDKKALYSYLASFKNTKKPGEEYEYSNLGYAVLGDIICSIYKKSYDQLVKDIICKPLEMNNTFQVLDPKRKDTFKVYNKDGQEVIPWSFDAFGPAGGLKSTLEDLLKFANAQFKMPQTPLENAMANTRLFTFFLPPDTDLGLAWHMNLIDDLTVYWHNGGTAGSSSYLALSPDKKSGVIILSNSAISADDKGKAILDYILRKK
- a CDS encoding 2-hydroxyacid dehydrogenase; this encodes MKIFITKKIPQKGIDLLKSAGHDLTIHDSADPLSERQLIEASQQADYVLNGGMQKFDANFFQNCPNLKALSLMSVGYDNVDISAATLHGIPVSNTPGILSGATADVAFLLMLSVSRKAFFNHKRILQGEWKGFDPTANLGIELNNKTLGIYGLGRIGFEFAKKAKAAYNMDIIYYNRSRNDEAEQILGARYVNFDDLLTRSDVLSIHAALTAETKNQFDKMTFARMKNSAILINTARGGLVNEIDLTEALETGQLWGAGLDVTNPEPMDPKNPLLNMENVCVLPHIGSATEETRDNMALMAASNLLAAIKGEKMPQIINKEVYQ
- a CDS encoding mechanosensitive ion channel family protein, which encodes MESNLNSLGSRFGRLTDIVIESIPGIIGGIILLILGKYVINFVDRLLHKRFEKKNVDPSIRAFISSIVKIVMWVMLLLTVASQIGIQTTSFIAALSAFGLAVGMALQGSLSNFAGGVLILMFRPFEVGDSISSANGTAGTVERIDILYSTLISDDGVRVFSPNGPLANSVIKNYTKIVQRMFEYTISISYDKNVKEAKDIILRVLRSNENVLTTPEPTVFIKELGDSAMVLTVRAWTKREHYVAARNSMQEKIMLELERNDISLSSNPTQISIVSNSSDLGTAKA